Proteins from a single region of Mycetohabitans endofungorum:
- a CDS encoding neuraminidase-like domain-containing protein — translation MYNTNVLLNKISRASDSQKATLAELQPLSFNELRKKFGEELSWGETRYLYREAVEQNKRNRLLEARIFTRANPQLSRAIRLGIERDGTSRGYEEMFGSRASSFVKPGSVASMFSPAGYLTELYREAKDLHFASSAYHLDNRRPDLADLTLSQSNMEAEISTLALSNELLLEHITRTIESDPEALMESLSTYRQAAHTPYHQPYETIRQVIMAHDSTLSALSRNPEVMGQAEGASLLAILANISPELYDILTEDITQENADVLFKKNFGENVTPENFTSQSWIAGYYGIELPELRKYLGIFQNGYSDNTSIYVDNISTGLVIGDVGALSAYKITRVPRGDYTRHLNFWDLIYQGENIFAIRANFKKSGGALTIRKSKMGTTHDSKVIGHLSAPTNANTVYQSGVLSPLTVDELKEGVTIFAYNRDGNGAIGGTAAFVFESYPLNIFALKVNKAIRLCLATGLSPDELQTIVRGDNAQGIINDSVLTRVFHSLFYSSRYALSLDDAQVLDGALISQYADDASVSHFDRIFNALPLNGKFFEVDGSTISIAPDEEQATFARSALMRGLGVDGGELYRLARLAGVLDEKNTVSLSLSVISSLYRLKLLASVHQLTVNELCMLHSFSPFSSKMAASLSSGELSGLIIWLYQVTQWLTETGISTDELWLLCTPEVSGNISPEINNLLNTLRSRIGEDVVHSSDRELQAEALSPFIAAALQLVSPDMARYILLWTDILRPGGLGIDGFMTLALKGTLSDDEITQLAQFCHVMAQLSLSVQMLSLSEAELSVLVKSGFAVLGTKSQPAGQHNIDTLLSLYRFHKWINELGNLSSDTLDRLHQQTLTADRLASVMSLDISMVTQAMACAEVSGLQSWQDINTVLQWMDVALELHTMPSVIRTLVNIRYVSATNQVETELPSWNEWRTLAETMEAGLSAQQARALTDHTAERLSTVLCNWFLQNSRPQGVSLRSRNDLYSYLLIDNQVSAAVKTTRLAEAIAGIQLYINRALNRIEPNARADVSTRQFFTDWAVNNRYSTWGGISRLAYYPENYIDPTQRIGQTRMMDELLENISQSKLSRDTVEGAFKTYLTRFETVADLKAVSAYHDNVNSNAGLTWFVGKTRENLPEYYWRNVDISRLQDGKLPANAWKEWTKIDTALTPYGDAIRPVIFRDRLHLIWLEKDEIAENSTDPVRTYDRFTLKLAFLRHDGSWSAPWFHDITKQVMAVTGNKPDAERLGLAASGFQGEDTLLVFVYKIEAGYDDFGSSNKKVEGLSVYADGTFNPMNAGQLNRYSLIKNTFDTILLGEGRIVKPANYKFAQDFDIPSHLALESTSGQNLFASIDNASIQHISHTHSSENLILTLNNPSFVLNYRANEALRRYQLTAMKACGKPGHTFILADEVEVKTGIEVGNVPVYVYGPICVYNVTNNTIGSSQSRTIPNFGVDYTNTVFMSGSDGGTEYFFQYRVPYGEPTVVFPVGSNRQDDFRKSKYTFYALKYNKIFIGYYSLVDTSNWLHFDTDVDAEDISFSAHISEEIHIFNGKDKIKTLPNPSFEGMSYKFDPIVLDVSNLIFKNNAASLDVYFKIKSKDGGLVGKAGATLAIKKVNYEKNNIIRLYEVDTGAQYMQLGVYRIRLNTLLAPQLVSKANVGIDTILTMETQQLPESQLGKGFYATFTLPPYNPSAHGDSRAFKLHVKHVVDNAAHVIYSGLLQDNEINVRLFIPLDDKPLFDKMIAKVFLTTKKTPNDGTWNGPHFIYVGNDRNEIGINENSDISMFAGIQIHNGTTTEPLDFNSACALYYWELFYYTPMMCFQRLLQEKQFDEATKWMNYVYNPAGYIVNGEIAPWTWNCRPLEEITSWHANPLDAVDPDAVAQHDPTHYKVATFMRLLDQLILRGDMAYRELTRDALNEAKMWYVRALELLGDEPDDYGSKQWAAPSLSVAASQTVQAGYQQALAALGSGEAATQSRSANSLVGLFLPEYNPALTDYWKTLRLRLFNLRNNLSIDGQPLSLAIYAEPTDPKALLSSMVQASQGGSALPVGTLSLYRFPVMLERARNLVTQLTQFGASLLSMAEHTDADELNTLLLQQGMELATQSICIQRRTVDEVEADIAVLEESRRSAQNRLEKYRKLYDEDITQGERRAMTLFDAAASQSLAGQVFSVAGGVADLVPNVFGLAAGGSRWGAALHASSAVTSLASTASQYSAEKISRSETYRRRRQEWEIQRDNADGEVKQMDAQLETLKIRREAAQLQVEYQETQQAHTQGQLELLQRKFTNKALYSWMRGKLSAIYYQFFDLTQSFCLMAQEALRRELNDSGLTFIRGGVWNGTTAGLMAGETLLLNLTEMEKAWLERDERALEVTRTVSLAKVYQALPLDSFNFTEKLTQFIREGKGSAGVSGNELKVSNGQIEASIRLSDLNIFSDYPESLGSTRQLKQVSVTLPALVGPYEDVRAVLNYAGSVVMPRGCNAIAISHGTDDSGQFVLDFGDARYLPFEGIPVNDSGSFTLSFPDATDRQKALLQSLNDIILHIRYTIHS, via the coding sequence ATGTATAATACAAATGTTTTGCTGAACAAGATCAGTCGTGCCAGCGATAGCCAGAAAGCGACCCTTGCAGAGCTTCAGCCTCTTTCCTTCAATGAACTAAGAAAAAAGTTTGGGGAGGAGCTTAGCTGGGGCGAAACTCGTTATCTTTATCGTGAAGCCGTAGAGCAAAATAAACGTAATCGTTTATTGGAAGCCCGTATCTTCACCCGCGCCAATCCTCAATTATCCAGAGCCATTCGCCTGGGTATCGAACGAGACGGAACTTCACGCGGCTACGAAGAAATGTTTGGTTCCCGCGCCTCTTCTTTTGTGAAGCCGGGTTCCGTGGCCTCCATGTTCTCACCTGCAGGCTATCTCACGGAGTTATACCGCGAGGCGAAGGACTTGCATTTCGCAAGCTCGGCTTATCATCTTGATAATCGCCGTCCGGACTTGGCTGATCTGACGCTGAGTCAAAGCAATATGGAGGCGGAAATCTCTACTCTGGCGTTGTCTAACGAATTGTTGCTGGAACATATTACCCGCACAATCGAAAGTGACCCGGAAGCACTGATGGAGAGTCTGTCGACTTACCGTCAGGCCGCTCACACGCCTTACCACCAGCCTTATGAAACTATCCGTCAGGTCATTATGGCGCATGACAGCACCCTATCCGCGCTGTCCCGTAACCCGGAGGTCATGGGGCAGGCAGAGGGCGCATCATTGCTGGCTATTCTGGCAAATATCTCTCCGGAACTTTATGACATCCTGACCGAGGATATCACGCAAGAGAATGCTGACGTTTTATTTAAAAAAAACTTCGGTGAAAATGTTACACCCGAGAATTTTACGTCACAGTCGTGGATAGCCGGATATTATGGCATTGAACTTCCCGAGCTGAGGAAATATCTTGGGATTTTTCAGAATGGCTATTCTGACAACACCTCTATTTATGTCGACAATATTTCAACAGGCCTGGTAATAGGCGATGTAGGTGCGCTCAGCGCTTACAAGATAACTAGGGTTCCGAGAGGAGATTATACGAGGCACCTGAACTTTTGGGATCTGATCTATCAAGGTGAAAATATTTTCGCTATCAGGGCCAATTTTAAAAAAAGTGGCGGCGCTCTCACAATACGTAAGAGCAAGATGGGAACGACTCATGATAGCAAGGTTATAGGCCATCTTTCTGCACCAACCAATGCGAATACTGTTTATCAAAGCGGCGTGCTGTCACCTCTTACCGTTGATGAATTAAAAGAAGGGGTAACAATCTTTGCGTATAACCGCGATGGCAATGGAGCGATTGGGGGAACTGCTGCCTTTGTCTTTGAAAGTTACCCTCTGAACATTTTTGCTCTCAAAGTTAATAAAGCTATTCGTCTGTGCCTGGCTACCGGACTTTCGCCTGATGAATTGCAAACCATCGTGCGCGGTGATAATGCACAGGGCATAATAAACGATTCGGTTCTAACCAGAGTCTTCCACAGCCTATTCTACAGTAGTCGTTATGCTCTGAGCCTTGACGACGCGCAAGTGCTGGACGGAGCGCTCATCAGTCAGTATGCCGATGATGCCAGCGTTAGTCATTTTGATCGTATCTTTAACGCCCTGCCGCTGAACGGGAAATTCTTCGAAGTCGACGGCAGCACGATCAGTATTGCCCCGGATGAGGAACAAGCAACCTTTGCCCGTTCGGCTCTGATGCGCGGGTTAGGGGTCGATGGTGGTGAATTGTATCGGCTGGCCAGATTGGCTGGCGTGTTGGACGAAAAAAATACTGTTTCCCTATCCTTATCCGTTATCTCCTCTCTCTATCGTCTGAAATTACTGGCCAGTGTCCATCAGCTGACGGTGAATGAACTGTGTATGCTTCATAGTTTTTCGCCGTTCAGTAGCAAAATGGCGGCTTCCCTGTCTTCTGGAGAGCTGTCGGGGCTGATTATCTGGCTGTATCAGGTGACCCAGTGGCTAACTGAGACGGGAATATCGACTGACGAACTCTGGCTGCTATGCACGCCTGAGGTCAGTGGAAATATCTCCCCGGAAATCAATAACTTGTTAAATACCCTCCGGTCGCGTATCGGTGAGGATGTGGTGCACAGTAGTGACCGGGAACTGCAGGCCGAAGCCCTCTCGCCCTTCATTGCCGCTGCGTTGCAACTGGTGTCACCGGATATGGCGCGTTATATCCTGTTATGGACAGATATCCTGCGGCCAGGCGGCTTGGGGATTGACGGATTTATGACGCTGGCACTGAAAGGGACGTTGAGTGACGATGAAATCACCCAGCTGGCACAGTTCTGCCATGTGATGGCACAACTGTCGCTTTCCGTGCAGATGTTGAGCCTCAGTGAGGCGGAACTATCTGTGCTGGTGAAGTCGGGCTTCGCGGTGCTGGGAACAAAAAGTCAGCCTGCTGGACAGCACAATATCGATACCCTGTTATCACTCTACAGATTCCACAAGTGGATTAACGAACTAGGCAACCTCAGCTCTGACACGCTGGATAGGCTGCACCAGCAAACACTCACGGCGGACAGATTGGCATCGGTGATGAGTCTGGACATCAGTATGGTGACACAGGCCATGGCATGTGCCGAGGTGAGCGGCCTTCAGAGCTGGCAGGATATTAATACCGTGCTGCAGTGGATGGATGTGGCATTAGAACTGCACACCATGCCGTCTGTTATCCGTACGCTGGTCAATATCCGCTACGTGAGCGCGACGAACCAGGTAGAGACGGAGCTGCCTTCCTGGAATGAGTGGCGGACCCTGGCAGAAACGATGGAAGCTGGACTCAGTGCACAGCAGGCACGGGCGTTGACTGACCACACCGCAGAGCGGCTAAGTACCGTGCTGTGCAACTGGTTCCTGCAAAACAGCCGGCCGCAAGGCGTGTCCCTGAGGAGCCGAAATGACCTGTACAGCTATTTGTTGATTGATAATCAGGTTTCTGCTGCCGTGAAAACCACTAGGCTGGCCGAAGCGATTGCTGGTATTCAACTCTACATCAACCGGGCGCTGAACCGGATTGAACCGAATGCCCGTGCCGATGTTTCAACCCGTCAGTTCTTCACTGACTGGGCAGTGAATAACCGTTACAGCACCTGGGGCGGGATTTCGAGGCTAGCCTATTATCCGGAAAACTACATTGACCCGACTCAACGTATCGGGCAGACCCGGATGATGGATGAACTGCTCGAAAACATCAGCCAGAGCAAGCTCAGCCGGGACACGGTAGAGGGTGCTTTTAAAACTTACCTGACCCGCTTTGAAACTGTCGCAGACCTGAAAGCCGTCAGCGCGTATCATGATAACGTCAATAGCAACGCTGGGCTGACTTGGTTTGTTGGGAAAACTCGGGAGAATCTGCCGGAATACTACTGGCGTAACGTGGACATATCACGTTTGCAGGATGGGAAACTACCGGCCAACGCCTGGAAAGAGTGGACGAAAATTGATACAGCGCTCACCCCATATGGGGATGCGATACGTCCGGTGATATTCAGGGATCGTTTGCACCTCATTTGGTTGGAAAAAGATGAAATTGCAGAAAACAGCACCGACCCAGTAAGAACCTATGACCGTTTCACGCTGAAACTGGCATTTCTGCGCCATGATGGTAGCTGGAGTGCGCCCTGGTTCCACGATATCACGAAGCAGGTGATGGCTGTCACCGGCAACAAACCAGACGCTGAACGGCTTGGGCTGGCGGCATCAGGTTTTCAGGGAGAGGACACCCTGCTGGTGTTTGTATACAAAATTGAGGCAGGTTACGACGATTTTGGCAGTAGCAACAAGAAGGTGGAGGGATTGTCTGTATATGCGGACGGCACCTTCAATCCAATGAATGCGGGACAGCTGAATCGCTATTCCTTGATAAAGAATACCTTCGATACTATCCTTTTGGGCGAAGGACGTATTGTTAAACCAGCAAATTATAAATTTGCTCAGGATTTTGATATTCCCAGCCATTTGGCGCTGGAATCCACTTCAGGTCAAAATTTATTTGCCTCTATAGATAATGCGTCGATACAGCATATATCTCACACTCATTCAAGCGAAAATTTGATTTTAACGTTAAATAATCCGTCCTTTGTTTTAAATTATCGGGCCAACGAAGCTCTAAGGCGTTATCAGTTAACTGCAATGAAAGCTTGTGGTAAGCCTGGCCATACTTTTATTTTGGCAGATGAGGTAGAGGTAAAGACAGGGATAGAGGTCGGAAATGTACCGGTTTATGTATATGGACCCATTTGTGTTTATAACGTAACCAATAACACCATTGGATCAAGTCAAAGTAGGACTATTCCAAATTTTGGAGTAGACTATACTAATACAGTATTTATGAGTGGGTCGGACGGCGGTACAGAGTATTTTTTCCAGTACCGAGTTCCCTATGGCGAGCCAACAGTAGTTTTTCCCGTTGGCTCAAATCGCCAGGATGATTTTAGAAAAAGTAAATATACATTTTATGCCTTAAAGTACAACAAAATTTTTATTGGATACTATTCATTAGTTGATACATCAAATTGGTTGCATTTTGATACGGATGTGGACGCAGAAGATATTTCATTTTCGGCTCACATATCCGAAGAGATTCACATCTTTAACGGCAAAGACAAAATTAAAACACTCCCTAATCCCAGCTTTGAAGGGATGAGTTACAAATTTGACCCTATTGTCCTGGATGTGTCAAATTTGATCTTTAAAAATAATGCGGCGTCTTTGGATGTCTATTTTAAAATCAAGTCTAAAGACGGAGGGCTTGTTGGAAAGGCGGGTGCTACGCTGGCTATTAAAAAAGTAAATTACGAGAAAAATAATATCATACGCTTGTATGAAGTCGATACTGGTGCACAGTATATGCAGCTTGGGGTTTATCGCATTCGTCTCAATACTCTGCTGGCGCCCCAACTGGTGTCCAAAGCGAATGTCGGAATTGATACCATTCTGACAATGGAGACCCAGCAGCTTCCGGAGTCTCAGCTGGGCAAAGGCTTCTATGCTACTTTCACCCTGCCGCCGTACAATCCTTCGGCACACGGAGACAGCCGCGCATTCAAGCTCCACGTCAAACATGTAGTAGATAATGCCGCGCACGTTATCTACTCGGGGCTACTGCAGGATAATGAGATCAATGTTCGGCTCTTTATTCCATTGGATGATAAACCTCTTTTTGATAAGATGATTGCCAAGGTGTTTTTAACCACTAAAAAAACACCAAATGACGGAACCTGGAATGGGCCGCACTTTATTTATGTAGGAAATGACCGCAATGAAATAGGCATCAATGAAAATTCAGATATCAGTATGTTTGCGGGCATACAAATACATAACGGCACAACCACCGAACCGCTAGACTTTAACAGCGCCTGCGCCCTTTATTACTGGGAGTTGTTTTACTATACGCCGATGATGTGCTTCCAGCGCCTGCTGCAGGAAAAACAGTTCGACGAAGCCACAAAATGGATGAACTATGTCTACAACCCGGCTGGCTATATCGTTAACGGGGAAATCGCGCCCTGGACGTGGAACTGCCGACCGCTGGAAGAGATCACATCTTGGCATGCCAATCCGCTGGATGCTGTTGACCCGGACGCCGTCGCTCAGCATGACCCGACGCACTACAAGGTCGCCACCTTTATGCGCCTGCTGGACCAGCTCATCTTACGCGGTGATATGGCTTATCGCGAACTGACCCGCGATGCGTTGAATGAAGCCAAAATGTGGTATGTGCGTGCCCTGGAGTTGCTCGGTGACGAGCCGGATGATTACGGTAGTAAACAATGGGCCGCACCATCCCTTTCCGTGGCGGCCAGCCAGACCGTGCAGGCAGGCTATCAGCAAGCCCTTGCGGCGCTGGGCAGCGGTGAGGCTGCCACACAGTCCCGTTCCGCTAACTCGCTAGTCGGGCTGTTCCTGCCGGAATATAACCCGGCGCTCACCGACTACTGGAAGACCCTGCGTCTGCGCCTGTTTAACCTGCGCAACAATCTTTCCATTGACGGGCAGCCGCTGTCGCTGGCGATCTACGCCGAGCCCACCGACCCGAAAGCACTACTCAGCAGCATGGTGCAGGCGTCTCAGGGAGGCAGCGCACTACCGGTAGGCACCCTGTCACTGTACCGTTTTCCGGTGATGCTGGAACGAGCCCGCAATCTGGTGACGCAGCTGACCCAGTTCGGAGCCTCCCTGCTCAGTATGGCAGAGCATACCGATGCCGATGAACTGAATACACTGTTACTGCAGCAGGGCATGGAGCTGGCCACACAGAGCATCTGTATCCAGCGGCGGACGGTGGATGAAGTGGAGGCAGACATTGCCGTCCTAGAAGAGAGCCGCCGCAGTGCGCAGAACCGCCTGGAGAAATACCGGAAGCTGTACGATGAGGACATTACCCAAGGGGAACGGCGGGCCATGACATTGTTCGATGCTGCGGCAAGTCAATCCCTAGCAGGGCAGGTGTTTTCTGTGGCAGGAGGGGTAGCTGACCTAGTGCCAAACGTGTTTGGTTTGGCCGCTGGGGGAAGCCGCTGGGGAGCAGCGTTGCACGCCTCTTCGGCTGTGACGTCCCTTGCCTCCACAGCTTCCCAGTATTCCGCGGAAAAAATTAGCCGCTCGGAGACGTATCGCCGCCGTCGTCAGGAATGGGAAATTCAGCGCGATAACGCGGACGGTGAAGTCAAGCAGATGGATGCCCAGCTGGAAACACTGAAAATTCGCCGCGAAGCGGCCCAGCTGCAGGTGGAATATCAGGAGACCCAGCAGGCGCATACCCAAGGCCAGTTGGAGTTGCTGCAGCGTAAATTCACGAACAAAGCACTCTACAGTTGGATGCGCGGGAAACTGAGCGCGATCTACTACCAGTTCTTTGACCTGACCCAGTCCTTCTGTCTGATGGCGCAGGAAGCGCTGCGTCGCGAACTGAACGACAGCGGTCTCACCTTTATCCGGGGTGGTGTCTGGAATGGGACCACCGCCGGTCTGATGGCCGGTGAAACGCTTTTGCTGAACCTGACGGAGATGGAAAAAGCCTGGTTGGAGCGTGATGAACGCGCGCTAGAGGTGACCCGAACCGTTTCACTAGCAAAGGTATACCAGGCGCTGCCATTGGACAGCTTTAACTTTACTGAAAAACTCACTCAGTTTATCCGTGAAGGGAAAGGCAGTGCAGGCGTTTCCGGAAATGAGCTGAAAGTCAGCAACGGCCAGATTGAAGCCTCGATACGGCTGTCTGACCTGAACATTTTCAGTGACTATCCCGAAAGCCTCGGCAGTACCCGTCAGCTGAAACAAGTGAGTGTCACATTGCCGGCGCTGGTTGGCCCGTATGAAGATGTCCGGGCGGTGCTGAACTATGCTGGCAGCGTGGTGATGCCGCGCGGCTGTAATGCCATTGCCATCTCTCATGGCACGGATGACAGCGGCCAGTTCGTACTAGATTTCGGTGACGCCCGTTACCTGCCGTTTGAAGGCATTCCGGTGAATGACAGCGGCAGTTTTACGTTGAGCTTCCCGGATGCGACCGATCGGCAGAAAGCGCTACTGCAAAGCCTGAACGACATCATTCTGCATATACGTTACACCATCCATTCTTGA
- a CDS encoding toxin-antitoxin system TumE family protein gives MKKKATLLFEDRMAYPDGAILEMRIWRLPECDAERPHGLKYSLFYGQGGVRIIGYDNERGKGDHRHYRDREVPYVFSTAEQMVRDFLGDVERERSGK, from the coding sequence ATGAAAAAGAAGGCGACGCTGTTATTTGAAGATCGAATGGCTTATCCGGACGGAGCCATCCTTGAAATGCGGATCTGGCGATTGCCCGAATGTGATGCGGAAAGACCCCATGGTTTGAAATACAGCCTGTTCTATGGTCAGGGCGGCGTAAGAATCATTGGCTACGATAATGAACGTGGCAAGGGCGACCATCGCCACTATCGTGATCGCGAAGTGCCCTACGTTTTTTCGACGGCAGAACAGATGGTGAGGGACTTTTTAGGGGATGTTGAACGCGAAAGGAGCGGAAAATGA
- a CDS encoding EAL domain-containing protein, translated as MSHRFDPQVVAEGVENLEQFAWLLDAGCDLVQGCPVRMLPALVEFEQSSRGTINRAHF; from the coding sequence ATGTCGCATCGCTTCGACCCTCAGGTCGTGGCCGAAGGCGTGGAAAACCTAGAGCAATTCGCCTGGCTGCTCGACGCGGGTTGCGACCTCGTGCAAGGGTGCCCGGTGCGCATGCTGCCGGCGCTCGTCGAGTTTGAGCAATCGTCAAGGGGGACAATTAATCGGGCACACTTTTGA
- a CDS encoding IS3 family transposase (programmed frameshift), translating into MKKRFTEEQIIGFLKEAEAGRPVKELCRQHGFSDASFYTWRAKFGGMQVSEARRLKELETENARLKKLLAEAMLDMQALKVVVKGKPLSPQAKREAVAVIREKVNISERRACRLVGLSRSVLHYEAKLDHDNDALKARLVELAHERRRFGYRRLHAMMKREGIQANHKRVHRLYREAGLAVRRRRRRHGVMIEREQLALPSGPNEVWSIDFVMDALSNGRRLKCLTIVDDFTKEAVDIVVDHGMCGLYVARALERAARFRGYPKALRTDQGPEFTGRALDQWAYANGVSLKLIQPGKPTQNAYIESFNGKFRDECLNEHWFTSLAHARALIAAWRQDYNEQRPHSALNYLSPAQFAAKHRATADAPAAFQELV; encoded by the exons ATGAAAAAGCGCTTTACGGAAGAACAGATCATCGGGTTTCTGAAGGAAGCCGAGGCCGGCAGGCCGGTCAAAGAGTTGTGCAGGCAGCACGGGTTCAGTGACGCGTCGTTCTACACGTGGCGCGCGAAGTTTGGCGGCATGCAGGTGTCGGAAGCACGCCGGCTCAAGGAACTGGAAACCGAGAACGCGCGGCTGAAGAAGCTGCTGGCCGAGGCGATGCTCGATATGCAAGCGTTGAAGGTTGTCGTCAAGGGAAAGC CCCTGAGCCCGCAAGCCAAGCGCGAAGCAGTGGCGGTGATTCGGGAGAAGGTAAACATCTCGGAGCGCCGCGCCTGCCGGCTTGTCGGGCTTTCTCGCAGCGTGTTGCATTACGAGGCGAAGCTGGACCACGACAATGATGCGCTGAAGGCGCGTCTGGTGGAACTGGCGCACGAGCGTCGGCGGTTCGGTTATCGGCGATTACACGCAATGATGAAGCGCGAGGGTATCCAGGCGAACCATAAGCGTGTGCATCGCCTTTATCGTGAAGCGGGGCTTGCCGTACGGCGCCGTCGGCGGCGCCACGGCGTCATGATTGAGCGCGAGCAGTTGGCGTTGCCAAGCGGGCCGAACGAGGTGTGGTCAATCGATTTTGTGATGGACGCGCTGTCCAATGGGCGGCGTCTGAAGTGCCTGACCATCGTCGACGATTTCACCAAGGAGGCCGTGGATATCGTGGTGGACCACGGCATGTGCGGCTTGTATGTCGCGCGAGCGTTGGAGCGAGCCGCGCGTTTCCGAGGCTATCCGAAAGCACTGCGAACGGACCAGGGACCGGAATTTACGGGCCGAGCGCTTGACCAATGGGCGTATGCTAACGGCGTGAGCTTGAAATTGATTCAGCCGGGCAAGCCGACACAGAATGCTTACATCGAATCGTTCAACGGCAAGTTCCGCGATGAGTGCCTCAACGAGCACTGGTTCACGAGTCTCGCGCACGCTCGCGCGCTCATCGCCGCGTGGCGCCAGGACTACAACGAGCAACGGCCGCACAGCGCACTGAATTACCTTTCGCCCGCACAGTTTGCGGCGAAACACCGGGCAACAGCGGATGCTCCTGCCGCTTTCCAGGAGCTGGTATAA
- a CDS encoding cytochrome ubiquinol oxidase subunit I → MLGLSALDLARFQFAFTISFHILFPTITIGLASYLAVLEGCWLRTRNVVYRDLYQFWIKIFAVNFGMGVVSGIVMAYQFGTNWAGFSRFAGGVTGPLLAYEVLTAFFLEAGFLGVMLFGWNKVGPGLHFLSTIMVAVGTLISTTWILASNSWMQTPQGYQIIDGHVVPVHWLQVIANPSFPYRLVHMSLAAFLATALFVAASAAWHLLRGHDNAAIRKMLSMAMGMILVVAPIQAVVGDAHGLNTLEHQPAKLAAIEGHWENRGNEAVPLIVFGWPDMQREQTRYALEIPHLGSLILTHSWNKQFQGLKAFPPDERPNSTVVFWTFRTMVGLGLLMIALGAWSLFLRRRARLYHCRAFLRCTLVMGPAGLAAVLAGWLTTEIGRQPWVVYGLLRTTDAVTPHPAPEILLSVVLFVVSYLFVFGAGLAYILRLIRQGPQLRPDTRPPTGGPGQPHTPARPLSAAHEDERRTATMGDVGR, encoded by the coding sequence ATGTTAGGCTTGTCCGCGCTGGATTTGGCGCGCTTTCAGTTCGCTTTTACGATCTCTTTCCATATTCTCTTTCCCACCATCACGATTGGCCTGGCGAGCTATCTGGCCGTGCTCGAGGGATGCTGGCTGCGCACGCGCAACGTCGTCTACCGCGACCTGTATCAATTCTGGATCAAGATCTTTGCCGTCAACTTCGGCATGGGCGTGGTGTCGGGCATCGTCATGGCCTATCAGTTTGGCACCAACTGGGCGGGTTTTTCGCGCTTTGCCGGGGGCGTAACCGGCCCGCTGCTCGCCTACGAGGTACTGACCGCGTTTTTCCTCGAGGCGGGATTCCTCGGCGTCATGCTGTTCGGGTGGAACAAGGTCGGACCGGGATTGCATTTCCTGTCAACCATCATGGTTGCCGTCGGGACGCTAATTTCAACGACATGGATCTTGGCCTCAAACAGCTGGATGCAAACTCCGCAGGGATATCAGATCATCGACGGGCACGTCGTGCCCGTCCACTGGCTGCAAGTCATCGCCAATCCATCGTTCCCGTACCGCCTCGTGCACATGAGCCTGGCCGCGTTTCTGGCCACCGCGTTGTTCGTGGCCGCATCGGCCGCTTGGCACCTGCTGCGCGGCCACGACAATGCGGCGATCCGCAAGATGCTATCGATGGCGATGGGCATGATATTGGTCGTCGCGCCGATCCAGGCCGTGGTGGGCGACGCACACGGACTCAACACGCTGGAACATCAACCAGCCAAGCTTGCTGCCATCGAAGGCCACTGGGAGAATCGTGGAAACGAAGCCGTACCGCTGATCGTCTTCGGCTGGCCCGACATGCAACGCGAGCAGACTCGTTATGCGCTCGAGATCCCGCACTTGGGCAGCCTGATCCTGACACATAGCTGGAACAAGCAATTCCAGGGCTTGAAGGCGTTTCCCCCAGACGAGCGGCCGAATTCGACCGTGGTGTTCTGGACCTTTCGCACGATGGTTGGCCTCGGCCTATTGATGATTGCGCTGGGCGCATGGAGCCTGTTCTTGCGCCGCCGCGCACGCCTATACCACTGCCGCGCATTCCTGCGCTGCACGCTGGTGATGGGGCCGGCCGGACTGGCCGCCGTACTCGCAGGCTGGCTGACCACAGAAATCGGTCGGCAGCCTTGGGTCGTGTATGGCCTGCTGCGAACCACCGATGCGGTGACGCCACATCCGGCGCCGGAAATACTGCTATCGGTGGTGTTGTTCGTCGTGTCATATTTATTCGTCTTCGGGGCTGGGTTGGCTTATATCCTGCGGCTGATCCGTCAGGGGCCCCAGCTGCGACCCGATACCCGGCCGCCCACGGGCGGCCCGGGACAGCCGCACACCCCGGCGCGGCCGCTGTCCGCCGCGCACGAAGATGAGCGTCGAACGGCCACGATGGGCGACGTCGGGAGATAA